In one window of Ruminococcus hominis DNA:
- a CDS encoding cohesin domain-containing protein, whose product MKKCISRGYMALVTALVVFLAYGIISFAAEGKVQITDTTGKVGEEITIPVSISTAGEPIGDGSLTLNYDSAMLEFVGGDNASGGDGVVSLNASGTGTETSLNYTIVFKCIGEGNTVLQSTGSTAYLFSDETLYLPDVSTNITIAAAGTSEQVLASGGDGLLEISGVQYTIYNDFTDALIPVGFSRTTVNYNGADYNAVVQDASGVKFVFVKSGDSDPIYAMYNESDNHFVLAKQVQLINDQYIYVLGEASNTDKLPKTFGETTLDMNGLVFPVWQDSENKEFYLVNALGPSGQIAFYQYDTTDKTYQRYVERTSEKVGETKEKGQLLDQIKNEVSDNLLKIAIIIVAIIIIMLIIIIVIASKLRNVTDELNQLYDDYDEKNDLPKKKTREQFIRKDDDYEIEYDDYMEEDHDAFMDDEYDDYDEFDDYDDESYETKPLPQTKNKKSASKKSSKKKYDIEFIDL is encoded by the coding sequence ATGAAAAAATGTATTAGCCGAGGGTACATGGCTTTAGTGACAGCACTTGTTGTATTTCTTGCATATGGGATTATAAGTTTTGCTGCTGAAGGAAAAGTACAAATTACAGATACTACTGGTAAGGTTGGAGAGGAAATTACAATTCCGGTTTCTATTAGCACAGCGGGAGAACCGATAGGAGATGGAAGTCTGACATTGAATTATGATAGTGCTATGTTAGAGTTTGTCGGTGGCGATAATGCAAGCGGTGGAGATGGAGTGGTTTCTTTAAACGCATCAGGAACAGGTACAGAAACAAGTTTAAATTACACAATAGTATTTAAATGTATAGGTGAAGGAAATACCGTGCTTCAAAGTACTGGATCTACGGCATATCTATTTTCAGATGAGACGTTATATTTACCGGATGTTTCAACTAATATTACAATTGCAGCTGCAGGAACATCGGAACAAGTACTGGCAAGCGGTGGAGATGGACTACTTGAAATCTCAGGAGTGCAGTATACAATTTATAATGATTTTACAGATGCTTTAATCCCTGTAGGATTTTCTAGAACGACTGTGAATTATAATGGCGCAGATTATAATGCAGTTGTGCAGGATGCATCAGGAGTTAAATTTGTCTTTGTGAAATCTGGTGACAGTGATCCGATTTATGCAATGTATAATGAATCAGATAATCATTTTGTACTGGCTAAACAGGTACAGTTAATAAATGATCAGTATATTTATGTTTTAGGAGAAGCTTCTAATACAGATAAATTGCCTAAAACATTTGGAGAAACAACATTAGATATGAACGGACTTGTTTTTCCAGTTTGGCAGGATAGCGAAAATAAAGAATTTTATCTAGTAAATGCATTAGGACCTTCTGGACAGATTGCTTTTTATCAATACGATACAACTGATAAAACATACCAAAGGTATGTAGAGCGTACTTCTGAGAAAGTAGGGGAGACAAAAGAAAAAGGACAGCTACTAGACCAGATTAAGAATGAAGTGTCAGACAATCTATTAAAAATTGCAATTATAATTGTGGCAATTATTATAATTATGTTGATCATAATTATTGTTATAGCATCCAAATTAAGAAATGTAACGGACGAACTTAATCAATTATATGATGATTACGATGAAAAAAATGATTTGCCAAAGAAGAAAACGCGCGAACAATTTATACGCAAAGACGACGACTATGAAATAGAATATGATGATTACATGGAAGAAGACCATGATGCTTTTATGGATGATGAGTATGACGATTATGATGAATTCGATGATTATGATGATGAATCATATGAAACAAAACCATTACCACAAACGAAAAATAAAAAATCAGCTAGTAAAAAATCTTCTAAGAAAAAATATGATATAGAGTTTATTGACTTGTAG
- a CDS encoding LCP family protein, with amino-acid sequence MSKRNNRSVSNQKMRKQANRKKSQNVKRAQKRRGMTTGKKVLVGICIVLLIFVIAAIVGVAYVGSKMGKLNVGKLDVDALSISDELSYDESGYLNVALFGLDKRANNDEMGERSDTIMVASLNRETKEVKISSVYRDTLLQQKDGTYNKANSAYSFGGAEQAIAMLNKNLDLDIQHYVTVDFAALVDVIDALGGIDIDVTDEEVEYLNGYIMEIIENTGVNTVAVEHSGLQTLSGVQATAYARIRYTAGDDFKRAERQRLVLAKIAEKAQHADLATINKIIDKVFPKIETNFTLKEILAYAKDAMKYQLADTTGFPEVKDTMDYEDAGNVVVPLTLESNVRTLHQYLFGEDGYTPSSTLSAINSELESISQNGSTGTTDSSDSYYNDGYTDYSNQGYDDGINYDDSTTYDPGQTDYNDSNDYSGDYNYGSDSSQSDTGAGY; translated from the coding sequence ATGTCAAAGCGAAATAATCGTTCTGTGTCAAATCAGAAAATGAGAAAACAAGCGAATAGAAAAAAATCTCAAAATGTAAAAAGAGCTCAAAAGAGAAGAGGCATGACAACGGGTAAAAAAGTTTTGGTTGGGATTTGCATTGTGCTTTTAATTTTTGTTATTGCTGCAATTGTTGGTGTGGCTTATGTTGGAAGCAAAATGGGAAAACTTAATGTTGGAAAATTAGATGTTGATGCCCTTAGTATTTCAGATGAATTGTCTTATGATGAATCCGGATATTTAAATGTTGCACTGTTTGGTCTGGATAAAAGAGCAAATAATGACGAGATGGGTGAACGAAGTGATACGATCATGGTTGCCAGTTTAAATAGAGAAACAAAAGAAGTAAAGATTTCATCTGTATATCGAGACACTTTACTACAACAAAAAGATGGAACATACAATAAGGCAAATTCAGCATATTCATTTGGTGGGGCAGAACAGGCTATCGCTATGTTGAATAAAAATTTGGATTTAGATATACAACATTATGTTACAGTTGATTTTGCTGCATTGGTGGATGTGATTGATGCGCTGGGTGGAATTGATATTGATGTAACAGATGAAGAAGTTGAATATTTAAATGGTTATATAATGGAAATAATTGAGAATACTGGTGTTAATACAGTTGCAGTAGAACATTCAGGTCTTCAGACTTTAAGTGGAGTACAGGCTACAGCGTATGCTAGAATCCGTTATACAGCAGGGGATGACTTTAAGCGTGCAGAGCGTCAAAGATTAGTATTGGCTAAAATAGCAGAAAAAGCTCAGCATGCAGATTTAGCAACAATAAATAAGATTATTGATAAAGTATTTCCTAAAATAGAAACAAACTTCACTTTAAAAGAGATTTTGGCTTATGCAAAAGATGCCATGAAGTATCAGCTGGCAGATACTACTGGTTTTCCGGAAGTAAAAGATACTATGGATTATGAAGATGCAGGAAATGTTGTCGTTCCTCTAACATTAGAAAGTAATGTTAGAACTTTGCATCAATATTTATTTGGTGAAGATGGATATACACCGTCATCTACGTTATCGGCTATTAACAGTGAACTTGAAAGTATAAGTCAAAATGGCAGTACGGGTACGACAGACAGTTCGGATTCTTATTATAATGACGGATATACTGATTATAGTAACCAAGGTTATGATGATGGAATTAATTATGATGATAGTACAACATATGATCCGGGGCAAACAGATTATAATGATTCAAACGACTATAGTGGTGACTATAATTATGGTTCTGATTCAAGTCAAAGTGATACAGGTGCAGGATATTAA